The Streptomyces sp. NBC_01268 genome window below encodes:
- a CDS encoding FAD-dependent monooxygenase yields MDPVIIVGAGPVGLALSLALAAQDVPSVVLDETAGKEEPRPARTVVLRADMAALVERLGCTTLRDEGVRWVGWRSLRRKQQTRHVALDLGLSGDAGAADGTEGPPAPLHIPQHALARGLRDAIARQKLVTLVTDARVDAVEQDAHGVGAHTRGPEGTWWRGSHLVGCDGARSTVRKLLGVRFAGRTAVERHAVAALRTELPWAGEALLHRQPPWRGAGEEITARPLPDGVWRIDWLLPPRGDLVTPDALVTRIRDTLAGWCEGTTPPYDLIDTGVHTVHHRLARRWRIDRVFLAGDAAHLLGAVGTQGFDEGLRDVDNLAWKLAHSRHHRDSSPTLLDSYQSERRAAVAARLRAADQSLPALRGGGGLRTYLPGGGRAHDTLLTDGHLGRGPLGAPPAYPHSPLAAPASEGRIPVGTPDGAPAADVRVTAPDGTTVRLRDRLGQGRLLVVLVAPGTGVWDRRHWMSAGVMPRLAEAVDALPAPAELLVTEGYPGAPAHAVLLVRPDGHLAAAFAGVRPEELHAAADAVRGGSPAVEDASTDSDRTADVN; encoded by the coding sequence GTGGACCCGGTGATCATCGTGGGCGCGGGGCCCGTCGGCCTCGCGCTCTCCCTCGCCCTGGCCGCCCAGGACGTCCCCAGCGTCGTCCTCGACGAGACCGCGGGCAAGGAGGAGCCACGCCCCGCCCGCACCGTCGTGCTGCGCGCCGACATGGCCGCCCTGGTGGAACGGCTCGGCTGCACCACGCTCCGCGACGAGGGGGTCCGCTGGGTCGGCTGGCGCTCCCTGCGCCGCAAGCAGCAGACCCGGCACGTCGCCCTCGACCTGGGCCTTTCCGGGGACGCCGGCGCCGCGGACGGGACCGAGGGCCCGCCCGCGCCGCTGCACATCCCCCAGCACGCCCTCGCCCGCGGCCTGCGTGACGCGATCGCCCGCCAGAAGCTCGTCACGCTCGTCACCGACGCCCGCGTCGACGCGGTCGAGCAGGACGCGCACGGGGTCGGCGCGCACACCCGGGGACCGGAGGGCACCTGGTGGCGGGGCAGCCATCTGGTCGGCTGCGACGGCGCCCGCTCGACCGTGCGCAAACTGCTCGGGGTGCGCTTCGCCGGGCGCACGGCGGTGGAACGGCACGCGGTCGCCGCGCTGCGCACCGAACTCCCCTGGGCCGGCGAGGCCCTGCTGCACCGTCAGCCGCCGTGGCGCGGGGCCGGCGAGGAGATCACGGCCCGCCCGCTGCCCGACGGGGTGTGGCGGATCGACTGGCTGCTGCCGCCGCGCGGCGACCTGGTCACCCCGGACGCGCTCGTGACCCGCATCCGCGACACCCTGGCCGGCTGGTGCGAGGGCACCACCCCGCCGTACGACCTGATCGACACCGGCGTCCACACCGTGCACCACCGGCTCGCCCGGCGCTGGCGGATCGACCGGGTGTTCCTCGCCGGGGACGCGGCGCACCTGCTCGGCGCGGTCGGCACCCAAGGGTTCGACGAGGGGCTGCGGGACGTCGACAACCTGGCCTGGAAGCTGGCCCACAGCCGGCACCACCGGGACTCCTCGCCCACGCTGCTGGACAGCTACCAGAGCGAGCGCCGCGCGGCCGTCGCGGCACGGCTGAGGGCGGCCGACCAGTCGCTGCCGGCGCTGCGCGGCGGCGGAGGGCTGCGCACCTACCTGCCGGGCGGCGGACGCGCCCACGACACTTTGCTGACCGACGGACACCTGGGGCGCGGGCCGCTGGGCGCGCCGCCCGCCTATCCGCACTCCCCGCTGGCCGCGCCGGCGTCCGAGGGGCGCATCCCGGTGGGCACGCCCGACGGAGCTCCGGCGGCGGACGTCCGGGTGACGGCGCCCGACGGCACGACCGTGCGACTGCGGGACCGGCTGGGGCAGGGGCGGCTGCTCGTCGTCCTCGTCGCCCCGGGGACCGGGGTGTGGGACCGGCGGCACTGGATGAGCGCCGGCGTGATGCCACGGCTCGCCGAGGCGGTGGACGCGCTGCCGGCCCCCGCCGAGCTCCTGGTGACGGAGGGCTACCCGGGCGCCCCGGCCCACGCCGTCCTGCTGGTCCGCCCGGACGGGCACCTGGCCGCCGCCTTCGCCGGGGTGCGCCCCGAGGAGCTGCACGCCGCGGCGGACGCGGTACGGGGCGGAAGCCCGGCTGTCGAGGACGCGTCCACGGACAGCGACCGCACAGCGGACGTCAATTGA